In Arthrobacter sp. PAMC25284, a single genomic region encodes these proteins:
- the zwf gene encoding glucose-6-phosphate dehydrogenase gives MPETHYGGRTAGGPRRNPLRDPRDRRLNRIAGPSSLVLFGVTGDLARKKLMPAVYDLSNRGLLPPSFALVGFARREWDNEDFAAEVKESVKAYARTPFDEAVWEQLSEGIRFVQGEFDDDDAFKRLSETIDELDEQRGTRGNHAFYLSVPPKAFELVCRQLSRHGLAQAEGDKWRRVVIEKPFGHDLASARQLNGIVESVFPPDAVFRIDHYLGKETVQNILALRFANQLFEPLWNANYVDHVQITMAEDIGTGGRAGYYDGVGAARDVIQNHLLQLLALTAMEEPISFNADDLRAEKEKVLAAVRLPEDLSTHSARGQFTGGWQGGEKVVGYLDEDGIPADSRTETFAAIRVDINTRRWSGVPFYLRAGKRLGRRVTEIAVVFKRAPNLLFTDHGEDDFGQNAVVIRVQPDEGATIRFGSKVPGTQMEVRDVTMDFGYGHSFTESSPEAYERLILDVLLGEPPLFPRHAEVELSWKILDPFEDYWASLNEQPEPYAPGSWGPASADELLARDGRTWRRP, from the coding sequence ATGCCAGAGACACACTATGGCGGCAGGACCGCGGGAGGCCCGCGGCGTAATCCGTTGCGGGATCCGCGGGATCGTCGTCTGAATCGTATTGCCGGGCCGTCCTCGCTTGTCCTTTTTGGGGTGACGGGTGATCTTGCCCGGAAGAAGCTGATGCCGGCGGTTTATGACCTTTCGAACCGGGGGTTGTTGCCGCCGAGTTTTGCGCTGGTCGGGTTTGCCCGGCGGGAGTGGGATAACGAGGATTTCGCCGCTGAGGTGAAGGAATCGGTGAAGGCCTACGCCCGGACCCCGTTTGATGAGGCGGTCTGGGAGCAGCTCTCGGAGGGTATCCGTTTTGTGCAGGGCGAGTTCGACGATGACGACGCGTTTAAGCGGCTTTCGGAGACGATCGATGAGCTCGATGAGCAGCGCGGGACGCGCGGGAACCACGCGTTTTATTTGTCCGTCCCGCCCAAGGCCTTTGAACTGGTCTGCCGTCAGCTTTCCAGGCACGGCCTGGCCCAGGCCGAGGGTGATAAGTGGCGGCGGGTGGTGATTGAGAAGCCGTTCGGGCATGACCTGGCCTCGGCCCGGCAGCTGAATGGGATTGTTGAGTCGGTGTTCCCGCCGGATGCGGTGTTCCGGATCGACCATTATCTGGGTAAGGAGACGGTCCAGAATATTTTGGCGCTGCGCTTCGCGAACCAGCTTTTCGAACCGCTGTGGAACGCGAATTACGTCGACCATGTTCAGATCACGATGGCCGAGGACATTGGTACCGGCGGCCGGGCGGGCTATTACGACGGGGTGGGCGCGGCCCGGGATGTCATCCAGAACCACCTGCTCCAGCTCCTGGCGCTGACCGCGATGGAGGAGCCCATCTCCTTTAACGCCGATGATCTGCGGGCGGAGAAGGAAAAGGTCCTGGCCGCGGTCCGGCTTCCGGAGGACCTCTCGACCCACTCCGCGCGGGGGCAGTTCACCGGCGGCTGGCAGGGTGGGGAAAAGGTGGTCGGGTACCTGGATGAGGACGGGATCCCGGCTGATTCCCGGACCGAGACGTTCGCCGCGATCCGGGTCGATATCAATACCCGGCGCTGGTCCGGGGTGCCGTTTTACCTGCGGGCCGGCAAACGGCTGGGCCGGCGCGTGACGGAGATCGCCGTGGTGTTCAAACGCGCCCCGAACCTGCTCTTCACCGACCACGGCGAGGATGACTTCGGCCAGAACGCCGTCGTGATCCGGGTCCAGCCCGATGAGGGCGCGACGATCCGGTTCGGGTCCAAGGTCCCTGGCACGCAGATGGAAGTCCGTGATGTGACGATGGACTTCGGCTACGGGCATTCCTTTACCGAATCCAGCCCCGAAGCGTATGAGCGGCTGATCCTCGATGTGCTCCTGGGCGAGCCGCCGCTGTTTCCCCGGCACGCCGAAGTCGAGCTGTCCTGGAAGATCCTGGACCCGTTCGAGGACTACTGGGCGTCCTTGAACGAACAGCCCGAACCCTACGCGCCCGGCAGCTGGGGTCCTGCCTCCGCCGATGAACTCCTTGCCCGTGACGGACGAACCTGGAGAAGGCCATGA
- the pgl gene encoding 6-phosphogluconolactonase — protein MSADPRVSIHPDSEVLMAAIAARLITKLVDLQDTHGEATIVLTGGSMGIGSLKAVADSPASRAVDWSKVNFWWGDERFVGSDEADRNARQAHEALLAHIPVDPARVHVPGSSDEFATPEDAAADYARQLNEAAAAEHAADMSDDRPERPGNLPRLDIVLLGVGPDAHVASLFPEQAGIRETDLAVVGVRHSPKPPPLRVSLTLPTINTAAEVWIVVAGEDKAGAVGLALAGANPVQVPAAGPRGRSKTLWLIDANAASRVPEQLVRKAPSGA, from the coding sequence GTGAGCGCTGACCCGAGAGTAAGCATCCATCCCGACTCGGAAGTGCTGATGGCTGCCATAGCGGCACGCCTGATCACCAAACTCGTCGACCTCCAGGACACCCACGGCGAGGCGACGATCGTGCTGACCGGCGGCTCAATGGGCATCGGCTCGCTTAAGGCCGTCGCGGACTCTCCGGCGTCCCGGGCCGTTGACTGGTCCAAGGTGAATTTCTGGTGGGGGGACGAACGCTTCGTCGGATCGGACGAAGCCGACCGCAACGCCCGGCAGGCACACGAGGCTCTGCTTGCCCACATCCCGGTGGACCCGGCCCGGGTGCACGTGCCCGGCTCCTCCGATGAGTTTGCTACGCCGGAGGATGCCGCCGCGGACTATGCGCGCCAGCTGAACGAAGCTGCCGCCGCGGAACACGCGGCGGATATGTCCGATGACCGTCCTGAGCGGCCAGGCAACCTGCCTCGGCTGGATATCGTACTGCTCGGCGTTGGCCCGGACGCGCATGTCGCGTCGCTGTTCCCCGAACAGGCCGGAATCCGCGAGACGGATCTGGCGGTTGTTGGCGTCCGGCATTCCCCCAAGCCACCGCCTCTGCGTGTTTCCCTGACCCTCCCGACGATCAACACGGCCGCTGAAGTCTGGATAGTGGTGGCCGGCGAAGACAAAGCCGGCGCAGTCGGCCTGGCACTGGCTGGCGCCAATCCGGTGCAGGTTCCGGCCGCCGGGCCGCGTGGACGGTCCAAGACGCTGTGGCTGATCGACGCGAACGCGGCCTCGCGGGTGCCGGAGCAGCTAGTCCGGAAGGCCCCGTCCGGCGCGTAA
- a CDS encoding RNA polymerase-binding protein RbpA produces MLHSASGFRGIRVGAIEGASPRHEPRDGTGAGQPRICVSYLCAKGHETRLVFARLPEEQIPGVWDCRHCGGVASRDAAKFGLDALPGEGYKTHLEYVKERRSSQDAEDVLAGALERLRAGRGLPD; encoded by the coding sequence ATGCTGCATTCTGCTTCCGGGTTCAGGGGCATTCGTGTAGGTGCCATCGAAGGGGCATCGCCCCGGCATGAGCCCCGCGATGGGACAGGTGCAGGCCAGCCCCGCATCTGCGTCTCCTACCTCTGCGCGAAGGGCCATGAGACCCGCCTCGTTTTCGCGCGGCTCCCCGAGGAACAAATCCCCGGCGTTTGGGACTGCCGGCACTGCGGCGGCGTAGCAAGCCGTGATGCGGCTAAGTTCGGCCTGGACGCCCTCCCCGGTGAGGGCTACAAGACCCACCTCGAATACGTTAAAGAGCGACGCTCCAGCCAGGACGCCGAAGACGTGCTGGCTGGAGCGCTCGAGCGGTTACGCGCCGGACGGGGCCTTCCGGACTAG
- the tpiA gene encoding triose-phosphate isomerase, with amino-acid sequence MTTSTNGTFDRTPFIAGNWKMNMDHVQGITLLQKLAWTLSDAKHDYSRAEVAVFPPFTDLRGVQTLVQGDELEVVYGGQDVSPFDSGAYTGDISGQFLAKLGCSYVLVGHSERRTIHNESDDVLNAKVKAGFRHGVTPVLCVGEGLEIRQAGTHVDHTLAQLRAGVEGLSPEQATELVVAYEPVWAIGTGEVAGPEDAQEMCAAIRSELATLFGADTAAATRLLYGGSVKANNAASILKERDVDGLLVGGASLDAAEFANIVRFESHLVTD; translated from the coding sequence GTGACTACGTCAACCAACGGCACTTTTGACCGCACGCCTTTCATCGCAGGTAACTGGAAGATGAACATGGACCACGTGCAGGGCATCACCCTCCTGCAGAAGCTCGCGTGGACCCTGTCCGACGCCAAGCACGACTACAGCCGGGCGGAGGTCGCGGTCTTCCCGCCGTTTACGGATCTCCGCGGCGTCCAGACCCTCGTCCAGGGCGACGAGCTTGAGGTCGTCTACGGCGGTCAGGACGTGTCCCCGTTTGATTCGGGTGCTTACACCGGCGATATCTCCGGGCAGTTCCTCGCCAAGCTTGGCTGCAGCTACGTCCTGGTCGGCCACAGCGAACGCCGCACGATCCACAACGAGTCCGACGACGTGCTGAACGCCAAGGTCAAGGCCGGTTTCCGTCACGGCGTTACGCCCGTGCTCTGCGTCGGCGAAGGCCTGGAAATCCGCCAGGCTGGAACCCATGTGGACCACACCCTGGCCCAGCTCCGTGCCGGCGTCGAAGGGCTCAGCCCCGAGCAGGCAACCGAACTGGTCGTCGCGTACGAGCCCGTCTGGGCTATCGGCACCGGCGAAGTCGCCGGCCCCGAGGACGCACAGGAAATGTGCGCCGCCATCCGCTCTGAGCTCGCCACCTTGTTCGGCGCGGATACCGCTGCCGCGACCCGCCTCCTGTACGGCGGTTCGGTCAAGGCCAACAACGCCGCCTCGATCCTGAAGGAACGCGACGTCGATGGACTGCTTGTTGGCGGTGCCAGCCTCGATGCCGCGGAGTTTGCTAATATTGTGAGGTTCGAGAGCCACCTCGTGACGGACTAG
- the yvcK gene encoding uridine diphosphate-N-acetylglucosamine-binding protein YvcK, with the protein MALLTGPLPLISPNSAAFASQQDKGPSVVALGGGHGLSASLSALRLLTSELTAIVTVADDGGSSGRLREEYGVLPPGDLRMALSALCDDTDWGRTWRDVMQHRFEPGKGRGGSLDAHAMGNLLIVTLWELLGDTVAGLKWAGALLGARGEVLPMSSVPLTIEGQVRVTAPDGSSVLQTVTGQAKCAVAGSLEHVRLLPEDAPACLEALTAIEFADWVILGPGSWYTSVLPHLLLPEMLEALCNTAARRCLTMNLDMDTKETAGMTAADHLLALRDYAPGFTVDVVLADPASVQDLPAFERAAGMLGAEVVLGKVGASGRRSVHDPLRLATAYHDIFGNS; encoded by the coding sequence ATGGCGCTTCTCACCGGACCGTTGCCGCTGATTTCTCCCAACAGCGCGGCGTTCGCTAGCCAGCAGGACAAGGGTCCGTCCGTCGTCGCGCTCGGCGGCGGACATGGCCTGTCCGCGTCGCTGTCCGCGCTCCGGCTGCTGACCTCGGAGTTGACCGCCATCGTCACGGTCGCGGACGACGGTGGCTCTTCCGGCCGGCTGCGGGAGGAATACGGAGTTCTGCCTCCCGGCGATCTGCGGATGGCGTTGTCGGCTCTGTGCGATGACACGGACTGGGGCCGGACCTGGCGGGATGTTATGCAGCACCGCTTTGAGCCGGGGAAGGGCCGCGGCGGCTCCCTCGACGCCCACGCTATGGGCAACCTTCTGATCGTGACGCTGTGGGAGCTCCTGGGCGATACCGTGGCGGGGCTCAAGTGGGCGGGCGCCCTGCTGGGTGCCCGTGGTGAAGTGTTGCCGATGTCCAGTGTGCCGCTGACCATCGAAGGGCAGGTCCGCGTCACGGCGCCGGACGGATCCTCGGTGCTGCAAACGGTCACCGGCCAGGCAAAATGCGCCGTCGCCGGTTCCCTTGAGCATGTCCGCCTCCTCCCCGAGGACGCGCCAGCCTGCCTCGAGGCCTTGACCGCCATCGAGTTTGCCGACTGGGTCATCCTGGGGCCGGGGTCCTGGTACACCTCCGTGTTGCCGCACCTGCTGTTGCCGGAAATGCTCGAGGCGCTCTGTAACACTGCTGCCCGGCGCTGCCTGACGATGAACCTCGACATGGACACTAAGGAAACGGCGGGAATGACCGCCGCGGACCACCTGCTCGCGCTGCGCGACTATGCCCCCGGCTTCACCGTCGACGTCGTCCTGGCCGATCCGGCGTCCGTGCAGGACCTTCCTGCCTTCGAACGTGCCGCCGGGATGCTCGGAGCCGAGGTTGTCTTGGGTAAAGTAGGGGCGTCCGGTCGCCGGTCGGTCCACGACCCTTTGCGTCTGGCTACGGCGTACCACGACATCTTCGGGAACAGTTAG
- a CDS encoding glucose-6-phosphate dehydrogenase assembly protein OpcA: protein MIVDLPDTTTSKISKKIMSLREQGGVIALGRVLTLVVITRSGFEEDAIEAANEASREHPCRIIVLADAGAEAPTRLDAQIRVGGDAGASEVIVLRGSGELAGESESLVAALLLPDAPIVAWWPHGSPNNAYQSSIGRIAHRRITDSGSEAEPLAALENIRRTYKAGDTDLAWTRLTNWRIQLAAVLDQADDSPVTAVEVEGASDSPSTALLAAWLTLALDVPVTIVADPAGTGIRRVRLRRRSGDIQLLRPGQTVAELTQPGQPAQRISLPRRSLKACLAEELRRLDPDEVFGEVITMGLPRTNLRSVRPSER from the coding sequence ATGATCGTAGATCTTCCCGATACAACCACCTCGAAGATTTCCAAGAAAATCATGTCCCTGCGCGAGCAAGGCGGCGTGATTGCCCTGGGCCGGGTGTTGACCCTGGTGGTCATCACCCGGTCCGGGTTCGAAGAGGACGCCATCGAGGCCGCGAATGAAGCCAGCCGCGAACACCCGTGCCGGATCATTGTCCTGGCCGACGCCGGGGCGGAGGCCCCGACCCGGCTCGATGCCCAGATCCGGGTCGGCGGGGACGCCGGCGCCTCCGAAGTGATCGTGCTCCGCGGCTCCGGTGAACTCGCGGGGGAAAGCGAATCCCTGGTCGCGGCCCTGCTGCTGCCGGACGCCCCGATTGTCGCCTGGTGGCCGCACGGTTCCCCGAACAACGCCTACCAGTCCTCCATCGGCCGGATCGCGCACCGACGGATCACCGACTCCGGCAGCGAGGCGGAACCGCTGGCCGCGCTGGAGAACATCCGCCGCACCTACAAAGCCGGCGACACGGACCTCGCCTGGACCCGGCTGACGAACTGGCGGATCCAGCTCGCCGCCGTCCTGGACCAGGCCGACGACTCCCCCGTGACCGCCGTCGAAGTCGAAGGCGCCTCCGACTCTCCCAGCACCGCGCTCCTCGCGGCCTGGCTCACCCTGGCCCTGGACGTCCCCGTCACGATCGTCGCGGACCCCGCCGGGACCGGGATCCGCCGGGTCCGCCTGCGCCGGCGCAGCGGCGACATCCAACTGCTCCGCCCGGGCCAGACCGTCGCGGAACTCACCCAGCCCGGACAACCCGCCCAGCGGATCTCCCTGCCACGCCGCAGCCTCAAAGCCTGCCTCGCCGAAGAACTCCGCCGCCTCGACCCCGACGAAGTATTCGGCGAAGTGATTACTATGGGACTGCCACGAACCAACCTAAGGAGTGTCCGACCCAGTGAGCGCTGA
- a CDS encoding superoxide dismutase, producing MTEYVLPELSYDYAALEPNISARIMELHHSKHHAAYVAGANNALAQLAEARDKGDFANINRLSKDLAFHTGGHVNHSVFWNNLSPDGGDKPEGELAAAIEDAFGSFDAFRAQFSAAALALQGSGWAFLAYEPIGGNLVIEQLYDQQGNVALGTTPLLMLDMWEHAFYLDYVNVKADYVKAFWNIVNWADVAKRFDGARKNATGLITL from the coding sequence GTGACCGAGTACGTTTTGCCTGAACTCAGCTACGACTATGCGGCGCTGGAGCCCAACATCTCCGCCCGCATCATGGAGCTGCACCACAGCAAGCACCACGCCGCCTACGTGGCGGGGGCGAACAATGCGTTGGCCCAGCTGGCTGAAGCACGCGACAAGGGCGATTTCGCCAACATTAACCGCCTTTCCAAGGACCTCGCGTTCCACACCGGCGGCCACGTCAACCACTCCGTGTTCTGGAACAACCTGTCTCCGGACGGCGGCGACAAGCCCGAGGGTGAACTCGCGGCAGCCATTGAGGATGCATTTGGTTCCTTCGATGCCTTCCGTGCCCAGTTCAGCGCTGCTGCGCTGGCGCTGCAGGGCTCCGGCTGGGCTTTCCTGGCCTATGAGCCGATTGGCGGAAACCTCGTCATCGAGCAGCTCTATGACCAGCAGGGCAACGTCGCTCTCGGCACCACCCCGCTGCTGATGCTGGACATGTGGGAGCACGCTTTCTACCTGGACTACGTCAACGTCAAGGCCGATTACGTCAAGGCCTTCTGGAACATCGTGAACTGGGCAGACGTAGCGAAGCGTTTTGACGGTGCCCGCAAGAACGCCACGGGTCTCATTACGCTCTAG
- the whiA gene encoding DNA-binding protein WhiA, translating into MALTASVKEELSRLDIKKSSVRKAEVSAMLRFAGGLHIVSGRIVIEAEVDLASTARRLRAAIAEVYGHQSEIIVVSGGGLRRGSRYVVRVVRDGEALARQTGLLDARGRPVRGLPSVVVNGSAADAEAVWRGAFLVHGSLTEPGRSSAMEVTCPGPESALALVGAARRLGIQAKAREVRGVDRVVIRDGDTIAALLTRMGAHDALMVWEERRMRKEVRATANRLANFDDANLRRSAQAAVAAGARVDRALEILGDDVPDHLKYAGELRVAHKQASLDELGRLADPVMTKDAIAGRIRRLLAMADKRAVDLGIPGTEANVTPDMLDD; encoded by the coding sequence ATGGCACTGACAGCATCAGTCAAGGAAGAACTTTCCCGTCTGGATATCAAGAAATCTTCGGTCCGCAAAGCGGAAGTGTCGGCCATGCTGCGCTTCGCCGGCGGACTGCACATCGTGTCCGGCCGGATCGTGATCGAGGCCGAGGTGGACCTCGCCTCGACCGCCCGCCGGTTGCGTGCCGCCATCGCCGAAGTCTACGGCCACCAGAGCGAGATCATTGTGGTTTCCGGCGGGGGACTGCGCCGTGGCAGCCGCTACGTGGTGCGGGTGGTCCGTGACGGCGAGGCACTGGCCCGCCAGACCGGGCTGCTCGACGCCCGCGGCAGGCCCGTCCGCGGGTTGCCCTCGGTGGTTGTCAATGGATCGGCTGCCGACGCGGAGGCCGTTTGGCGGGGCGCGTTCCTCGTGCACGGCTCCTTGACCGAACCCGGGCGTTCCTCCGCGATGGAGGTCACGTGCCCCGGACCGGAATCTGCCCTTGCTCTCGTCGGCGCAGCCCGCCGTCTCGGCATCCAGGCCAAAGCCCGGGAAGTCAGGGGCGTTGACCGGGTCGTCATCCGTGACGGCGACACCATCGCCGCCCTGCTGACCCGCATGGGCGCCCACGACGCGTTGATGGTCTGGGAAGAACGCCGTATGCGCAAGGAGGTCCGGGCCACAGCCAACCGGCTGGCGAACTTCGACGACGCCAACCTGCGCCGCTCCGCCCAGGCTGCCGTTGCCGCCGGAGCCCGCGTGGACCGTGCCCTGGAGATTCTCGGCGACGACGTCCCGGACCACCTCAAATACGCCGGCGAACTCCGGGTTGCCCACAAACAGGCGAGCCTGGACGAGCTGGGCAGGCTCGCCGATCCTGTGATGACGAAGGACGCCATCGCGGGTCGGATCCGCCGGCTGCTGGCAATGGCGGACAAACGCGCCGTGGATCTCGGGATCCCGGGCACAGAGGCCAACGTGACGCCGGACATGCTGGACGACTAG
- the gap gene encoding type I glyceraldehyde-3-phosphate dehydrogenase codes for MTTRIGINGFGRIGRNYFRAALAQGADLEIVAVNDLTSPEALAHLLKYDSVGGRLKETVEVQDGNIVVDGKSIKVLAERDPANLPWGELGVDIVIESTGFFTKAADAQKHIDAGAKKVLISAPASNEDITIVLGVNEGLYDPAAHHIISNASCTTNCLGPLAKVINDAFGIERGLMTTIHAYTADQNLQDGPHNDLRRARAAAINMVPTSTGAAKAIGLVLPELKGKLDGYAIRVPVPTGSATDLTVTVSRETSVEEVNAALKAASETPELKGYLTYTDEPIVSSDIVGDPASSIFDSGLTKVLGNQVKVVSWYDNEWGYSNRLVDLTELVADKLG; via the coding sequence GTGACGACACGTATTGGTATCAACGGCTTCGGCCGTATCGGCCGCAACTACTTCCGCGCAGCCCTCGCACAGGGTGCCGACCTGGAGATCGTTGCCGTCAACGATCTCACCAGCCCTGAAGCCCTAGCCCACCTGCTGAAGTACGATTCCGTTGGTGGCCGCCTGAAGGAAACCGTAGAGGTCCAGGACGGCAACATCGTCGTCGACGGGAAGTCCATCAAGGTCCTCGCCGAGCGTGACCCCGCCAACCTGCCCTGGGGCGAGCTCGGCGTCGACATCGTCATCGAATCCACCGGTTTCTTCACCAAGGCAGCCGACGCTCAGAAGCACATCGACGCCGGCGCCAAGAAGGTCCTCATCTCCGCCCCCGCGTCCAATGAAGACATCACGATCGTATTGGGCGTCAACGAGGGCCTCTACGACCCGGCCGCGCACCACATCATCTCCAACGCCTCGTGCACCACCAACTGCCTCGGCCCGCTGGCGAAGGTCATCAACGATGCGTTCGGCATCGAGCGTGGCCTGATGACCACGATCCACGCCTACACAGCAGACCAGAACCTGCAGGACGGCCCGCATAACGACCTGCGCCGCGCCCGCGCCGCCGCCATCAACATGGTCCCCACGTCCACCGGTGCCGCCAAGGCCATCGGCCTGGTCCTCCCGGAGCTCAAGGGCAAGCTCGACGGCTATGCCATCCGCGTCCCGGTCCCGACCGGTTCCGCCACAGACCTGACCGTCACCGTCTCCCGCGAGACCTCCGTGGAGGAAGTCAACGCTGCCCTCAAAGCCGCGTCAGAGACCCCGGAACTCAAGGGCTACCTCACCTACACCGATGAGCCGATCGTCTCCTCGGACATCGTCGGCGACCCGGCCTCCTCGATCTTCGACTCGGGCCTCACCAAGGTGCTCGGCAACCAGGTCAAGGTTGTGTCCTGGTATGACAACGAATGGGGCTATTCCAACCGCCTCGTGGATCTGACGGAGCTCGTCGCAGACAAGCTGGGCTAG
- the secG gene encoding preprotein translocase subunit SecG: MDVLHVILQVLLGITSLLLTLLILLHKGRGGGMSDMFGGGMSSGLSSSGVAERNLNRFTVVLGITWALVIIGLGLLMRFNTGVDS; the protein is encoded by the coding sequence GTGGACGTTCTTCATGTCATTCTGCAGGTCCTCCTGGGCATCACCAGCCTTCTGCTGACGCTGCTCATCCTGCTTCACAAGGGACGCGGCGGGGGTATGTCCGACATGTTCGGCGGCGGCATGAGCTCGGGTCTGAGCTCCTCGGGTGTTGCTGAGCGAAACCTTAACCGTTTTACGGTCGTCCTGGGAATCACCTGGGCACTTGTTATCATCGGCCTGGGGCTCCTTATGAGGTTCAACACGGGCGTTGATTCCTAG
- a CDS encoding glucose-6-phosphate isomerase, with amino-acid sequence MATLSYDASGAARKAHEDLLPALLEHRIATRIFAKDASLWGPEAESEAAVRLGWVEAATVSQPLVAGILELRDALRSEGVTRIVLCGMGGSSLAPEVIAGTAGVELSVLDSTDPDQVAAALADRLAETAIVVSSKSGSTVETDSQRRIFEHAFTEAGIDAKSRIIVVTDPGSPLEQASREAGYRAIFNADPNVGGRFSALTAFGLVPCGLAGVDIQAFLDEAEETAEILNEDSRDNIGLALGAALGGTNPLRDKIVIAEDGSGIVGFADWAEQLIAESTGKNGSGVLPVVAGPNSAEAKLGASDVLVIRLVAADADIELGENEVAIAGGLAAQMMVWEFATAVAGRLLGINPFDQPDVEAAKVAARGLLDAQPEPTAANFTDGAIEVRGGDWLGSAATAADAVRALLSELGEDGYLSVQAYFDRLAFASLEGIRDELAVLSRRPVTFGWGPRFLHSTGQFHKGGPAVGVFLQVTAAAAADLAIPERPFSFGELISAQAAGDAQVLADHGCPVLRLHLTDRAAGVRQLQEIVASLAGHAGYSTES; translated from the coding sequence ATGGCCACTCTCAGCTACGACGCCAGCGGCGCTGCCCGCAAAGCCCACGAAGACCTTCTGCCCGCCTTGCTGGAGCACCGGATCGCCACCCGGATCTTCGCCAAGGACGCCAGCCTATGGGGTCCCGAGGCCGAGTCCGAGGCTGCTGTCCGGCTCGGCTGGGTCGAGGCGGCCACCGTCTCCCAGCCACTCGTGGCAGGCATCCTGGAACTCCGTGACGCCCTGCGTTCCGAGGGTGTCACCCGGATTGTCCTGTGCGGCATGGGCGGATCCTCTCTGGCCCCGGAGGTCATCGCCGGGACCGCAGGCGTCGAGCTGAGCGTTCTGGACAGCACCGACCCGGACCAGGTGGCAGCCGCCCTCGCGGACCGGCTGGCCGAAACAGCCATCGTTGTGTCGTCGAAGTCGGGGTCGACGGTGGAAACGGATTCGCAGCGCCGGATCTTCGAGCACGCCTTCACCGAGGCCGGAATTGACGCTAAGAGCCGGATCATCGTTGTTACCGATCCGGGTTCGCCGCTGGAACAGGCCTCCCGCGAGGCCGGCTATCGGGCAATCTTTAACGCCGACCCCAACGTCGGGGGCCGCTTCTCGGCCCTGACCGCGTTTGGTCTGGTGCCGTGCGGACTCGCGGGCGTGGACATCCAGGCGTTCCTGGACGAAGCCGAGGAAACCGCCGAAATCCTCAACGAGGATTCCAGGGACAACATCGGACTTGCGCTGGGCGCCGCCCTGGGCGGGACGAATCCGCTTCGCGACAAGATCGTGATCGCCGAAGACGGCTCCGGAATCGTCGGCTTTGCCGACTGGGCGGAGCAGCTGATCGCCGAGTCCACCGGCAAGAACGGCAGCGGCGTGCTGCCCGTTGTGGCCGGCCCGAACTCCGCCGAGGCGAAACTCGGGGCTTCCGACGTCCTGGTCATCAGGCTCGTCGCGGCAGACGCCGACATCGAACTCGGCGAAAACGAAGTCGCGATTGCCGGCGGGCTGGCCGCACAAATGATGGTCTGGGAATTTGCCACCGCTGTGGCGGGCCGGCTGCTCGGCATCAACCCGTTTGACCAGCCCGACGTCGAAGCCGCTAAGGTGGCGGCCCGTGGACTGCTGGACGCCCAGCCGGAACCGACGGCTGCGAACTTCACCGATGGCGCCATCGAGGTCCGCGGCGGCGACTGGCTCGGCAGCGCGGCAACGGCGGCCGACGCCGTCAGGGCCCTGCTGTCCGAGCTTGGCGAGGACGGCTATCTCAGCGTCCAGGCCTACTTCGACCGCCTCGCGTTCGCATCCCTGGAAGGCATCCGGGACGAACTGGCAGTACTGAGCCGGCGCCCGGTCACTTTCGGGTGGGGTCCGCGGTTCCTGCATTCGACCGGTCAGTTCCACAAGGGCGGCCCGGCGGTTGGTGTCTTCCTGCAGGTGACGGCAGCGGCCGCCGCTGATCTGGCCATCCCGGAGCGTCCGTTCAGCTTCGGCGAACTGATTTCGGCGCAGGCGGCCGGTGACGCACAGGTCCTGGCCGATCACGGCTGCCCGGTCCTGCGGCTGCACCTGACGGATCGCGCTGCTGGTGTCCGCCAGCTCCAGGAGATCGTCGCATCGCTCGCCGGCCACGCCGGATACTCTACCGAAAGCTAA